A window of Saimiri boliviensis isolate mSaiBol1 chromosome 1, mSaiBol1.pri, whole genome shotgun sequence genomic DNA:
GTTTCATAAGAACATGGTCCTTGATGATGTCTCTCACTATGGACTGTCAGAGCTTCTCTGTTCCTAGGCCATAGTAGGTACTCTCTAAATATctggggggtttttttgttttgttttgagatggagtcactctgttgcccaggctggagtgcagtggcacaacttctgccttctgggcccaagcaactctccctgcctcagcctcctgagtagctgggattacaggcacccacaaccaagcccagctaatttttgtatttttagtagagatgggattttgctatgttgcccaggttggtctcgaactcctgacctcaagtgatctgcccccctcagcctccgaaattgctgggattacaggtgtgaggcactgcacctagcctctaaatatctgttgaatgaatgatgttGGTGCTATTATTAaccccattctgcagatgaggaaactgaggcaaagaatttAAAGAACTCATAGTCCAAGTTCACATAGTTACTAAGTGATGGAATTGGGACTCAAATTCAAGTGTGTCTGCTTCTGCTTTACTTTAGTATCACATACCAATTTTCATACCAGTCAACAAATTCTAACTCAGATCATTGGTGTGGCAAATCAGGTTTACAGGATAACGATAAGACAGGGAAGGGTGACAAAGTCATAAGAATGTCTATTTGGGTTGGAATAATTGTAAAACCAACAAGTAGCTGCTTGGAGACATTTAAGGGGAAATGGGGTAGTATTATCATGGTTCCTAGAAACTACTGTTTGCCCATTTGCTCAGAGGTAACTGCTGAAATTAATCTGTGGTTATGGGCTGGAATTGTACCACAGGTTCCATCTGAGGACAGTATGGAGAAGGTGAAAGTATACCTGAGGGTTAGGCCCTTGTTACCGTCAGAGCTGGAACGACAGGAAGATCAGGTGAGTGTCTGAGAAGGGAGGATTTAAGGTGAAATGCTGCAGCACAAAAGAGATTCCCAGAAATGCCTTCTGTGACAACTGTATTTTCTCTCCTCTCAGGGTTGTGTCCATATTGAGAATATGGAGACCCTTGTTCTACAAGCACCCAAGGACTCTTTTGCCCTGAAGAGCAACGAACGGGGAATTGGCCAAGCCACCCACAGGTTCACCTTTTCCCAGGTATGGAGGGTACTGGTCTGTGAACAAAGGACCAACATGTAAGGGCAACTTTATTCCCTCTTTAGAGGGAAAGCTTCTCTACTTGATTGTGAGTTCCTTGTATATGCACACTTACAATTTTGAGGGCCCTAGTTATATGTTAGTCACTATGTCaagtaatatatgtatatcaatTCCAACAAGTTATATTGTTAtcattatttccttattttcctgACAAGGATAGTGTGGTGAATGTTAATATTCCTGAAGCCATGTGGCTAGTCATTGGTAGAGTTAGGACCTGAGTCTAGATCCATGTATCTCCAAAGCCCACACTTGGGGGCCATTTTATTGCCCCATTGTGTGTACAGCATCAGGCCTAGGGCATAACATTCCTTAAGTGTTTGTTGATTTGAGTGAAAGATAGACTAGCAGAGAGTGCTTAGTCCTCAGTGTTTGTGGAACAGCAGCAGCACTGCAGGAAGAAGCTGCTTGAGTGGTCTCCAGAGCCAACCACTCAGGAAGGAATATATCTGCAGCTTTGCACAGGAGGCAAGTGGGAGATGAAGGATAGGCCACTAAACATCTGGGTCTCTCTCTAGATCTTTGGGCCAGAAGTGGGACAGGCATCCTTCTTCAACCTAACTGTGAAGGAAATGGTAAAAGATGTACTCAAAGGCCAGAACTGGCTCATCTATACATATGGAGTCACTAACTCAGGGAAAACCCACACGATTCAAGGTGAGTAGTAATGCTTCACAGGATTCCTGATTGGCTGGTAATGGCGTTGTTTTTACCTTTTGATACTCTGAGTTAGGGGGAGAAAAACACTTGCCTCAGCTGTGCATCTTTCATATGCCTCCAGGTACCATCAAGGATGGAGGGATTCTTCCCCGGTCTCTGGCACTGATCTTCAATAGCCTCCGAGGCCAACTTCATCCAACACCTGATCTGAAACCCTCGCTCTCCAGTGAGGTAATTTGGCTAGACAGCAAGCAGATCCGACAGGAGGAAATGAAGAAGCTATCCCTGCTAAATGGAGGCCTCCAAGAGGTAAAGCATTGATATCCATGGCAGTGGAGGCAGGGGGTACGAATCTAGGGAACTTTTGTGCTTACTTTCTCCCTGTGCCCCTCCAGGAGGAGCTGTCCACCTCCTTGAAGAGGAGTGTCTACATTGAAAGTCGGATAGGTACCAGCACCAGCTTTGACAGTGGCATTGCTGGGCTCTCTTCCATCAGTCAGTATACCAGCAGTAGCCAGCTGGATGGTATGTATGATGACTGGGCTCTGCCAAGAAACAGTAGGAACCCACTCCCAGTTCCTAACAGCTGCCCGGAGTACAGACCAGAGGTTGCAATCTGAGGTCTGCCTTCCGAGGCCCCTGCAGGCCAAAAGAGAGATGAACTGCTCTAGGTTGATGCCCTATACATTGGCTTCTTCCCCAGAAACAAGTCACCGATGGGCACAGCCAGACACTGCCCCAGTACCTGTCCCAGCAGACATTCGCTTCTCCGTCTGGATCTCGTTCTTTGAGATCTACAATGAACTGCTTTATGACCTGTTAGAACCACCTAGCCAGCAGCGCAAGAGGCAGACTTTGCGGCTATGCGAGGATCAAAATGGCAATCCCTATGTGAAAGGTATGGGAAATGGGGGAAGCTGGCATGAATGCTGGAGGGCAATTGGGGAGAGACTGGCAAAAGAGTTGGATGTTCCCATCTTATACCCTTCTCTACTTTGGCCTCAGATCTCAACTGGATTCATGTTCAAGATGCTGAGGAGGCCTGGAAGCTCCTGAAAGTGGGTCGTAAGAACCAGAGCTTTGCCAGCACCCACCTCAACCAGAACTCCAGCCGCAGGTGAGTAGATTGTTAAGAATAAACttcactgtgtgccaggaaaCATTAATGTTCTGCATGGTCATGGAAGATGTGcaatgaatttctgtttttcataacTTCCAGTCACAGCATCTTCTCAATCAGGATCCTACACCTTCAAGGGGAAGGAGATATAGTCCCCAAGATCAGCGAGTAagtttttccatttcaaaatttGGGCTTCTTGGTCATAAATGGTAGTTATGAAAGCATGGGGGAGGTTCTTAGGGGAACTTGTTCTCCTTTTTGGGTGCAGAGATTCTTAGTGGGCCCTTCCCTCTCCAGAATTATACAAAGGGCCAGAAGGCTCATAACACATGAGGCCCTTGTCAGATCCTGTGCATCATTCTAGGCTGTCACTCTGTGATCTGGCTGGCTCAGAGCGCTGCAAAGATCAGAAGAGTGGTGAACGGTTGAAGGAAGCAGGAAACATTAACACCTCTCTGCACACCCTGGGCCGCTGTATTGCTGCCCTTCGTCAGAACCAGCAGAACCGGTGAGCTTTTGACTATAAGCCCTATGCTCTGCAATTTGCTAAGAGACTTCCTGGTCGCCACTGGTGCTAGGCTACCTCCAAAGGCTGCTGTTCTGCTCACAGCTCTAATATCTCTGATTCTCTGCCAGCTCAAAGCAGAACTTGGTTCCCTTCCGTGACAGCAAGTTGACTCGAGTGTTCCAAGGTTTCTTCACAGGCCGAGGCCGTTCCTGCATGATTGTCAATATGAATCCCTGTGCATCTACCTATGATGAGACTCTTCATGTGGCCAAGTTCTCAGCCATTGCTAGCCAGGTGAGAAGCTAGAGGTATGATGGGTATGCTCACTTGGAACTGGTAACTCTAAGAAAGCTCCTAGGGACTACTTACAGAGTCAagtaagatatatattttttctctctagcTTGTGCATTCCCCACCTGTGCAACTAAGATTCCCATCCCTGCACTTACTCATCAAGGAACATAGTCTTCAGTCATCCCCCAGCTTAGAGaaaggggctgaggcagatgcAGGCCTTGATAatgacactgaaaatgaagcCGACGTCTCCATGTATGGCAAAGAGGTGAGAATACAAGAAGGCTTTGGTGCAGCAGCTTAGTAGCTACACATTTTCCCTGGTGCCTTCCAGGTGGGCTTGTGCCTCTTGAGGGCATGGGCATCTGACCTCTGACATGTGTGTCTCTCCTAGGAGCTTCTACAAGTAGTGGAAGCCATGAAGGCACTGCTTTTGAAAGAACGACAGGAAAAGTTGCAGCTGGAGATGCAGCTCCGAGATGAAATTTGCACTGAGATGGTAGAACAGATGCAACAGCGGGAACAGTGGTGCAGGTACTAGCTGAGTGATccctcttgctctgtcacctgggacAGAGGGCAGGAAGTAAGGAGTTGGGTGGAATTGTGCCTCAAGATCCGTCCCCCAAGTTCACTCCTCGGAATCTTCACtcacttctcttttctcctgtttCTGACAGTGAACATTTGGACACCCAAAAGGAACTATTGGAGGAAATGtatgaagaaaaactaaatatcCTTAAGGAGTCACTGACAAGTTTTTACCAAGAAGAGATTCAGGTGAGTTGCCCTGAGCCAGCTCCAACTAACTGCTCAGATTTCCATCACTAGCTTGCCTGAAGTAAAGAGATTTTGTAAACTACTCCAGTAAGGGCaagaatatattttctctattcCTCTTAGTGCTTTGGGTTCAATCTATGTTTGGTGAATTAATTAAGGGTTTAGTTGGCCAGGAAATCATATTAAGTGCTAACAACAGGTTTTCAAGGGATCAGTGTCACAAGTGCTTTGCTTGTCTGTTCAGTCATCTGCCTCGGCAATATTTTTCTGGCTCTGCACAGAATTGTGCTCTCTGCTTCCCTCTTAGGAGCGAGATGAAAAGATTGAGGAGCTAGAAGCTCTCTTGCAGGAAGCCAGACAACAGTCGGTGGCCCAACAGCAATCAGGGCCTGAACTGTCCCTACGGCGGTCACAAAGGTTGGCAGCTTCTGCCTCCACCCAGCAGCTTCAGGAGGTTAAAGCTAAATTACAGCAGTGCAAAGCAGAGCTAAACTCCACCACTGAAGGTGAGGAAAGAGACAGGTAGGAAACATAACAGTGGTTCAGGGACGAGCTGTTACTCAAACCCAGGCCTTCTGACTCTTGCTCTAACATAATTTCTTAAACTGCAAGCTACAGCCCTGTGACATTCAATTTAGAATGCACATAGCTTCACTTTTTATATTTGCTACGAGCTACTTTTAACTCAGTTGAAGAGACTGGGCCAAGGCTAAAAAAAACCCCcacatattttataaagtttcCTGTTTCCTTCCCTCAGAGTTGCATAAGTATCAGAAAATGTTAGAACCACCACCCTCAGCCAAGCCCTTCACCACTGATGTGGACAAGAAGTTAGAAGAGGGCCAGAAGGTAATTACCTTTCTCTGTTTACCAAACTCTTACCTAAGGCAATTTCCCATATTCAATACTCTATCACTGGTTCATGGGAAGACAAGATGCTGGAAAGTGGCTATTTCACTCAGCTCACTAGCCTTTCTAACTTTACTTCTCTTCAAATGGCTACCTGACCCCTGCAGATTATTATACTGGTTGCCCTTGCTCACAATCTGATTCCTACTTCCCCTTTTTCAGAATATAAGGATATTGCGGACAGAGCTTCAGAAACTTGGTGAGTCTCTCCAATCAGCAGAGAGAGCTTGTTGCCACAGCACTGGGGCAGGAAAACTTCGTCAAGCCTTGACCACTTGTGATGACATCTTAATAAAACAGGTTAGAGCAAACTACCCACTTCTCTCCTACTAGCGCACTCCAGTGTATATGTGAGAAAACAAAGAGGaccagaagaaaaagataaagattttTAGGCTGAACAGAGTGACAGCAgtatatttgcaaaataaagatAACTATTTTTTTGTTAAGCATTTACTAAgtaccaggcactatgctaagtaaTTTATAGGCATTTTCTGTCACAACCACCTTAGGGAGGTAGTCACTGTTATATTTCATCTAAAAAACCATTGTTTTATGTActgctaagaaaaaaacaatttagcTATGACATTTCTCATCAGTAAGATGCATCCTGATTCCAGAGATAGTAAAACCGTTTatcttaggctgggcgtggtggctcacgcctgtaatcctagcactttgggaggccgaggtgggtggatcacctgaggtcaggagttcaagaccagcctggccatcatggtgaaaccccatcttaaaaaaaataaaaataaataaataaaactgtaaggTCAACATTTTATTTGATATCTAGAGACTAAGGTGCTTAGAAATTAAATTTACTCAAGCTCATACTACCTTATGGGTTAGATGTCCTATTCAGCACTGCTTATATTTTGGTCTCAGAAAATGCCCCCTTATCCAGTTATAAGCTCTGACCTTAAAGAGTTTTAATCtttgaagaaacagtcattaataACTGGTAATCGGTGGTATGTATTAGCCCTGTTGTTTCTCTAATCTACCAGACGAAAGTGTTTTCTATGACTTTATTGATCTTCCTTAGGACCAGACTCTGGCTGAATTGCAGAACAACATGGTGCTAGTCAAACTGGACCTTCGGAAGAAGGCAGCATGTATTGCTGAGCAGTATCATACGGTGCTAAAACTCCAAGGCCAGGTTTCTGCCAAAAAGCGCCTTGGTGACAACCAGGAAAACCAGCAACCAAACCAACAGCCCCCAGGGAAAAAACCATTTCTTCGAAATTTACTTCCCCGGACACCAACCTGCCAAAGCTCAACAGACTGCAGCCCTTATGCCCGAATCCTACGCTCACGACGCTCCCCTTTACTCAAATCCGGGCCTTTTGGCAAAAAGTACTGAGGCTGTGGGGAAAGAGAAGAGCAGTCATGGCCCCGAGGTGGGTCAGCTACTCTTCTGAAGAAATAGGTCTTAAGTTTTACCATATATCAAGAAGGTTTTTTCCCACTTTTGTATTATAATCACCTatgtaatctcattttttttttttttttacttatatgGTTTCtatgcacagaaaaaaaagttatattaaaaatattattgttcaCTTTTTTTATTGAATTCCAAATGTAGCAAAatcattaaaacaaattataaaggAGGCAGAAAATTGAGAATCAAACATCATTCTGGACCATGGGAACCTTGAAAAAGCATGGCAGTGGAGACCAGTAACTAGTATACAGCTTGCCTAAGAAGGCTTAGTAAGAAATGAATTCAAGTAGTATTAGATATTCTAAACCTTCCTTAATATAAGATTAAGTGTCATATGTTAGGAGGTAAAAAAGTAACACAAAATTCTGGGAATAAGAATGAAGTCTGGACCCTGAGCTCAGAATGATCCACAGCATCTACTGTACAAATTCATTATAGCAGACATAGCATACTACCTCCTGCTGTATACAAATACACAGGCCTGAAACTCTCCAAGAGCACCACAAGAATGATTTCCTTTATCTCATCTAGATAAaggctgaaaaaaatatattctgttgcagatggaagggaaaaaataatagacAACTACATTGAAAATTCATTAAAACAGACCAGCTTGAAGTGAGTTTATTCTTCTATGGATAGTCACAAACATTATTTCCAAATGTCTGTGAAATTGAAATTATCTATAATCCTACCTCCTTGCTTTGCTTTGGTAGGAGTATAGCTAACAATATAGCCATTTTTTGCCCTCAGTGAGGGCTATCAGCAGTCCCAAGCTCTGTGAGATTCTTTTTTGACCTTTTATTCAACTCTAGGAAGTTACTTCCAATTTGAAAGCTTTTAGAAAACCCCTCAAAACTGTTTTGGAAGATTGTCTCCGTAGAGTAAGAACAAATGGACAGCTCTATTCCACTTAAACCTAATCTCTGACATCAGCATAGGGATCCTGCTCAGCAAATCTAAGAGCAAGGTCATTTGTATCCATTGCTCTGACTTCTTCCTAGGGTACTCAGTGCCCTATTACTGCCAGCTGAGGGTAGAGTGGCAGAGTTTCctcctttctttgcctttcttccacTTTCAGCAGCACTGACACTTCCTGTAGCATTGCCTGTGCTAAAGTGCTATTAAAGGGACTTTCTTGGgggcaaaaaaattttaaaaagcattcagaGAAGGCCAAGATCTAAGGCCACTCTGGACAGAAGTGAGATAGAAGTACTTCTAACTGGCAAGACAATGTCTGTTCCTGCCAGTATTCTGTCAGCCAGCCTCTGAGGGTAATTACACAAGCTGTCCCTATGGAGCTATGGCCATCTATAGAAACAAGAGCTGAGGTCCTTGGAACAGATGTACTGTGTGTTACATAGAGGTAAGGCTTAATTAAGATGAGTCTAACAATATGCTGGCTCGAGAGTAGCCAACTATGGTGTGACAGAAGACAAGTTGAGTGGAGAAACTCTGCGTGTGGGGGTGTTATTAGCAGACAGTGAAGCAGGCAGGAAAAAAGGAGCAGGCACCTCGGTGGTGGAAGTCTCGCCTTGGTTCCGAAGCTGTAGGATTTGCCGGAGTAAGGCCTTACCTTCTTCTCGGGTCTGCAACAAAGTCAGGCAAATGTTTCAAAACATGTCCAGAGCTAGTCTCAAAAACAAGTTATTAAGATGCTGAtatatagccaggtgtggtgattcacgcctgtaatcccagcactttgggaggccaaggcgggagaatcacctgaggtcgggagttcaagaccagcctgaccaacataaagaaaccctgtctgtactaaaaatacaaaattagctgggtatggtggcccattCCTGTAATTGCagatactcgggagactgagacaagagaatcacttgaacccaggaggcagaggttgtgatgagccaagagtacaccactgcactccagcctaggcaaacaagggcgaaactccgtctcaaaaaacaaacaaaccaaaagatgTTGATATACAAGTTCCATAGATCAAGACAGGCAcgtagcttgtttttttttttttttttttttttttttttttttaagatggggtctcactgtgtcacccaggctacagtgcagtggtgtgatcaaggctcactatagcctcaacctctcaggttcaagtcctctgtcacctcagcctcccaagtagctgggaccacaggcatgcaccaccaaacctggcaaaatttatttttggtagagacaacaTCTccctttgttacccagactgttcttaaactccttttgagctcaagcgatcctcctgcctcagcctcccaaactgctgggattataggtgtgagctactgtgcctggcccaggtaGGCTTTCCACTTAAATTATTCCTTCCACCCCCACAGCATGGTAAAGATCTTGTGTTCTAGCCTAAAATCCAAACCTTTTATTAAAGAACTGATACTCACATCATTGAAGGCACAACACTTTTGTGCACAAGTTGAAGCTTCATCCCACAGTTTGCACTTAAAATAGTACTGGGCCAGATAGCGGAAAGCAGTGCTTTCCTCCAAGTGTTCTACTATTTCCTAGAAAGGGAAAGCAAAATGACTGAGGTGacagtaataataaaagcaaCATAATTCTCATGGTATGATACATACCCCACAGGAATAGATATCTTGGATATATTTGATGTAACACTGGGCAGCCTGTTCTGACTCAGTCAACTGTTCATGAAGCCTACAAAAGAAACTGGTCTTTTAAGTACAAATGATATCTCAAAGCAACttaatgataaaaagtaaaagtacacaagaccaaaaaaacaacaagacATAGGTAAGTATCAATTTTGACATAAATGATACCCTCGGAACTAGAATAGTATTAGATGTGATAGTTACTGTTATAAAAGCTTAAAATCATTACTCTGCTAATGATGGAAGGAGAGTTAATAAACATTACTATCTAAGCTAGATAATACTTCCTTGCAAAAATTCTCGAGGATTACCCAGagtaaggtggctcatgcttgtgatctcagcactttggaaggccaaggcgggcagatcacttgaggtcaggagtttgagatcagcctggcccacaaggtgaaaccccatctctactttaaaaaaaaaaaaaaaaaaaaaaaagaaatacaaaaattagccaggcgttgtgacacatgcctgtcatcccgcctcaggaggctggggaaggagaactgcttgaactcgggaggtagaggttgcaatgagcccagattgtgccagtACACGCCAGCCTtagccacagagtaagactctgactcaaaaaaaaaaaaaaaaaaaaaaaggccgggcgcggtggctcaagcctgtaatcccagcactttgggaggccgagacgggtggatcacgaggtcaagagatcgagaccatcctggtcaacatggtgaaaccccgtctctactaaaaatactaaaaattagctgggcatggtggcgtgtgcctgtaatcccagctactcaggagactgaggcaggagaattgcctgaacccaggaggcggaggttgcggtgagccgagatcgcgccattgcactccagcctgggtaacgagagcgaaactccgtctcaaaaaaaaaaaaaaaaaaaaaaaaaagccaggggtGGGGGACgactcagtggctcacccctgtaatcccagcactttgggaggccgaggtaggcagatcagaaggtcaggagatcaagaccagcctgaccaacatggtaaaatcccatctctactaaatactgtatatatttagCTCAGTGTcatatgcacctgtaatcccagctacttgggaggcttaggcaggaaaatcatctgaacccaggaggcggaggttgtgctccagcttgggcaacagagcaaaaatctatctcaaaaaaaaagaggccgggtgcagtggctcaccactgtaatcccagcactttgggaggccaaggcaggcagatcacctgaggtcaggagttctagaccagaatgaccaacatggagaaaccccaaccctactaaaactacagaattagccgggcgtgatgtcagatgcctgtaatcccagctagttaggaggctgaggcaggagaatcgcttgaacccgtgaggcagaggttgtggtgagccaagactgcaccatggtactccagcctgggcaacaagagcgaaactccatctcaaaaaaaaaaagaaactttttgccTACTATTTGAGTTATTCCTAATTTTTCCGGCCCTTGtcaggaaattaacattaaaaGTAGTTTTCCTACACTGCTCTGACACAAAaatttcatcatttctttcttcaaatcATTCTTGATCCCTTGCTTTAATAGGAAAGCAACTGCCCTCCTTCAAGGGAagtggcattcttttttttttgagacagagtttcactcttgtcacccagttggagtgcaatggcgcaatctcagctcactgcaacctccacctccagggtttaatcaattctcctgcctcagcctcccgagtagctgggattacaggcaaccgccaccatgcctggctaatttttgtatttttaatagagacagggtttcaccatgttggccaggctgttctcaaactgctgatctcaggcgatccacctgcctcgggttcccaaagcattgggattacaggcatgaaccaccacgcccagccagaagtGGCATTCTCTAGGGTCAAAATGGCTACATTCGCAGACAGCTTTCACACATCCTGCTACATCCCCACACCCATGTAGAATGATGGGTAGATAGGAGGCTCTAGAGCATGCAGGACCCACCATCCCAGAGAAGCCCACAGAAATATCAATAGAATTTCACTCCTTTCACTCACTTTGCCAGTTTCACCAGAGCCATTTTCTCCACATCTCCCACGGCGTAAGCTCTCCAATAacactgtcaaaaaaataaactggTAATTTTGACCATCGTCCCATGTGCCATTACTAAATCATACGAAGGTTAAGACCCTGCAA
This region includes:
- the KIF20A gene encoding kinesin-like protein KIF20A isoform X1, with amino-acid sequence MSQGILSPPAGLLSDDDVVVSPMFESTAADLGSVIRKNLLSDCSVISASLEDKQQVPSEDSMEKVKVYLRVRPLLPSELERQEDQGCVHIENMETLVLQAPKDSFALKSNERGIGQATHRFTFSQIFGPEVGQASFFNLTVKEMVKDVLKGQNWLIYTYGVTNSGKTHTIQGTIKDGGILPRSLALIFNSLRGQLHPTPDLKPSLSSEVIWLDSKQIRQEEMKKLSLLNGGLQEEELSTSLKRSVYIESRIGTSTSFDSGIAGLSSISQYTSSSQLDETSHRWAQPDTAPVPVPADIRFSVWISFFEIYNELLYDLLEPPSQQRKRQTLRLCEDQNGNPYVKDLNWIHVQDAEEAWKLLKVGRKNQSFASTHLNQNSSRSHSIFSIRILHLQGEGDIVPKISELSLCDLAGSERCKDQKSGERLKEAGNINTSLHTLGRCIAALRQNQQNRSKQNLVPFRDSKLTRVFQGFFTGRGRSCMIVNMNPCASTYDETLHVAKFSAIASQLVHSPPVQLRFPSLHLLIKEHSLQSSPSLEKGAEADAGLDNDTENEADVSMYGKEELLQVVEAMKALLLKERQEKLQLEMQLRDEICTEMVEQMQQREQWCSEHLDTQKELLEEMYEEKLNILKESLTSFYQEEIQERDEKIEELEALLQEARQQSVAQQQSGPELSLRRSQRLAASASTQQLQEVKAKLQQCKAELNSTTEELHKYQKMLEPPPSAKPFTTDVDKKLEEGQKNIRILRTELQKLGESLQSAERACCHSTGAGKLRQALTTCDDILIKQDQTLAELQNNMVLVKLDLRKKAACIAEQYHTVLKLQGQVSAKKRLGDNQENQQPNQQPPGKKPFLRNLLPRTPTCQSSTDCSPYARILRSRRSPLLKSGPFGKKY
- the KIF20A gene encoding kinesin-like protein KIF20A isoform X2 translates to MEKVKVYLRVRPLLPSELERQEDQGCVHIENMETLVLQAPKDSFALKSNERGIGQATHRFTFSQIFGPEVGQASFFNLTVKEMVKDVLKGQNWLIYTYGVTNSGKTHTIQGTIKDGGILPRSLALIFNSLRGQLHPTPDLKPSLSSEVIWLDSKQIRQEEMKKLSLLNGGLQEEELSTSLKRSVYIESRIGTSTSFDSGIAGLSSISQYTSSSQLDETSHRWAQPDTAPVPVPADIRFSVWISFFEIYNELLYDLLEPPSQQRKRQTLRLCEDQNGNPYVKDLNWIHVQDAEEAWKLLKVGRKNQSFASTHLNQNSSRSHSIFSIRILHLQGEGDIVPKISELSLCDLAGSERCKDQKSGERLKEAGNINTSLHTLGRCIAALRQNQQNRSKQNLVPFRDSKLTRVFQGFFTGRGRSCMIVNMNPCASTYDETLHVAKFSAIASQLVHSPPVQLRFPSLHLLIKEHSLQSSPSLEKGAEADAGLDNDTENEADVSMYGKEELLQVVEAMKALLLKERQEKLQLEMQLRDEICTEMVEQMQQREQWCSEHLDTQKELLEEMYEEKLNILKESLTSFYQEEIQERDEKIEELEALLQEARQQSVAQQQSGPELSLRRSQRLAASASTQQLQEVKAKLQQCKAELNSTTEELHKYQKMLEPPPSAKPFTTDVDKKLEEGQKNIRILRTELQKLGESLQSAERACCHSTGAGKLRQALTTCDDILIKQDQTLAELQNNMVLVKLDLRKKAACIAEQYHTVLKLQGQVSAKKRLGDNQENQQPNQQPPGKKPFLRNLLPRTPTCQSSTDCSPYARILRSRRSPLLKSGPFGKKY